A single Diceros bicornis minor isolate mBicDic1 chromosome 7, mDicBic1.mat.cur, whole genome shotgun sequence DNA region contains:
- the LOC131408023 gene encoding olfactory receptor 52A5-like: protein MFKFNGTVLMPSVLTLIGIPGLESVQCWIGIPFCAMYIVALFGNFLLLVIIKSEQSLHEPMYLFLAMLGVTDIALSTCILPKMLGIFWFHVPDIYFDVCLLQMWLIHTFQSTESGILLAMALDRYVAICHPLRHATIFTHQLLTQIGVGVTLRAAFLVAPCLILIKCRVKHYQTPVVSHSYCEHMAIVKLAAEDVGINKIYGLFVAFSILGLDVIFITLSYIRIFITVFTLPQKEARFKAFNTCIAHICAFLEFYLLAFFSFFTHRFGFHIPPYIHILLSNLYLLVPPMLNPVVYGVKTKHIRDRVSKIFYSKDAS from the coding sequence ATGTTCAAGTTCAATGGCACAGTCTTAATGCCCTCAGTGCTGACACTGATTGGCATCCCTGGCTTGGAGTCTGTGCAGTGCTGGATTGGGATTCCTTTCTGTGCAATGTACATCGTTGCTCTGTTTGGGAATTTCCTGCTCCTGGTCATCATCAAATCTGAGCAGAGCCTCCACGAGCCCATGTATCTCTTCCTGGCAATGCTTGGAGTGACAGACATTGCTCTCAGTACTTGCATTTTACCAaaaatgttgggaatattctGGTTTCATGTGCCAGATATATACTTTGATGTCTGTCTCTTGCAGATGTGGCTCATCCACACCTTCCAGTCCACTGAATCAGGTATTCTGCTGGCCATGGCCCTGGACCGCTATGTGGCAATCTGTCATCCTCTGAGACATGCAACAATTTTTACCCACCAACTTCTGACTCAGATTGGGGTTGGAGTGACACTCAGAGCAGCCTTCCTTGTAGCTCCATGTCTCATCCTCATCAAATGCCGGGTGAAACACTATCAAACCCCTGTGGTCTCTCATTCATACTGTGAGCACATGGCCATCGTGAAGTTGGCAGCAGAAGATGTTGGAATCAACAAGATCTATGGTCTCTTCGTGGCTTTCAGTATACTTGGGTTGGACGTAATCTTTATCACACTCTCTTACATCCGAATATTTATAACTGTCTTCACTCTACCTCAAAAGGAAGCTAGGTTCAAAGCCTTTAACACCTGCATTGCCCACATCTGTGCCTTCCTTGAGTTTTATCTCCtggctttcttctctttctttacaCACAGGTTTGGGTTTCATATTCCACCCTACATTCATATTCTTCTGTCCAACCTTTACTTGCTTGTCCCACCTATGCTCAATCCTGTTGTTTATGGCGTGAAGACGAAACATATTCGAGATCGGGTATCCAAGATTTTTTACTCTAAGGATGCATCTTGA
- the LOC131408024 gene encoding olfactory receptor 52P1-like has protein sequence MADNATHHYISSLFLVGIPGLQNFHCWISIPVCFLFALTLLGNSVIIITIRLEPSLHQPMYFFLCMLAMNDMALASSTAPKMLGIFWLDAHRFDFNICLAQMYFIHTFCIIESALLVAMAFDRYVAICIPLRYTTILTTPMVIKMGLAGVTRAVLMVLPCPLLIKRLPYYTNYVINHAYCEHMAVVKLASANTLISRAYGISVALSVMVLDLGLIGTSYIKILQAVFRLSSQNARSKALGTCAAHICTILVSYTPALFSFLTHRIGKKVPPSVHIIFATLYLLVPPTVNPLVYGVKTKQIHDRLVGLFFPNKKISEN, from the coding sequence ATGGCAGACAATGCTACACATCACTACATCTCATCTCTCTTCCTCGTTGGTATTCCTGGTTTGCAAAATTTTCACTGCTGGATCAGCATCCCTGTCTGCTTCCTGTTTGCCTTGACCCTGCTGGGAAACAGTGTAATCATCATTACCATCAGGTTAGAGCCAAGTCTCCACCAGCCTATGTATTTCTTCCTTTGCATGCTGGCAATGAATGACATGGCTCTTGCCTCTTCCACAGCCCCCAAGATGCTTGGCATCTTCTGGTTGGATGCTCACAGGTTTGACTTTAATATCTGCCTAGCACAAATGTACTTTATCCACACATTTTGCATAATTGAGTCAGCCCTCCTAGTTGCCATGGCCTTTGACCGCTATGTAGCTATTTGCATCCCATTGCGTTATACCACCATCCTGACAACACCAATGGTCATTAAAATGGGTCTAGCTGGTGTGACTCGAGCTGTTCTTATGGTTTTGCCCTGTCCTCTTCTCATTAAGAGGCTACCATATTACACCAACTATGTCATCAATCATGCCTATTGTGAGCACATGGCTGTGGTGAAGTTAGCCAGTGCCAACACTCTGATTAGCAGAGCATATGGAATCTCTGTGGCCCTCTCAGTGATGGTATTGGACCTAGGGCTCATAGGCACATCCTATATCAAAATCCTCCAGGCAGTCTTCCGGCTCTCTTCCCAGAATGCCCGCTCTAAAGCTCTGGGCACCTGTGCTGCCCACATCTGCACTATACTTGTCTCCTACACACCTGCACTGTTTAGCTTCCTAACTCACCGCATTGGCAAGAAGGTACCTCCAAGTGTCCATataatttttgcaactttgtaccTCCTGGTGCCTCCCACAGTCAATCCCCTGGTGTATGGTGTCAAGACCAAGCAGATTCATGACCGACTGGTTGGTCTGTTTTTcccaaataaaaaaatttctgaaaattaa